In Streptomyces ambofaciens ATCC 23877, a single genomic region encodes these proteins:
- a CDS encoding sugar phosphate isomerase/epimerase family protein yields the protein MSRPRLGYGTNGLTDLRLDDALTLLADLGYDGVGLTLDHMHLDPLAPGLAARTRRLAHRLDTLGLSVTVETGARYVLDPRRKHGPTLLDADPDDRFARIRLLIRAVRVAADLGAHAVHCFSGITPPGTDEDTAWQRLADALGPVLEAAEDTGVPLAVEPEPGHLLATLAGFHHLRRLLGDPAPLGLTLDIGHCQCLEPLSPADCVREAAPWLRHVQIEDMRRGVHEHLPFGDGEIDFPPVLHALADTGYQGLTVVELPRHSHAGPELAAQSLRFLRDGGTR from the coding sequence ATGAGCCGGCCGCGCCTGGGCTACGGCACCAACGGGCTGACCGACCTGCGCCTGGACGACGCCCTGACCCTGCTGGCCGACCTCGGCTACGACGGCGTCGGCCTGACCCTCGACCACATGCACCTCGACCCGCTCGCGCCCGGCCTGGCCGCCCGCACCCGCCGGCTCGCCCACCGCCTCGACACGCTCGGCCTGTCCGTCACCGTCGAGACCGGCGCCCGCTACGTCCTCGACCCCCGCCGCAAACACGGCCCCACCCTGCTCGACGCCGACCCCGACGACCGCTTCGCCCGCATCCGCCTGCTGATCCGCGCCGTGCGCGTCGCCGCCGACCTGGGCGCCCACGCCGTGCACTGCTTCAGCGGCATCACCCCGCCGGGCACGGACGAGGACACCGCCTGGCAACGCCTGGCCGATGCCCTCGGCCCGGTCCTGGAGGCCGCCGAGGACACGGGCGTGCCCCTCGCGGTGGAGCCCGAACCCGGCCACCTGCTGGCCACCCTCGCCGGCTTCCACCACCTGCGCCGTCTCCTGGGCGACCCCGCACCCCTCGGTCTGACCCTGGACATCGGGCACTGCCAGTGCCTGGAGCCCCTTTCGCCCGCCGACTGCGTGCGCGAGGCCGCCCCCTGGCTGCGGCACGTGCAGATCGAGGACATGCGCCGCGGCGTCCACGAACACCTGCCCTTCGGCGACGGCGAGATCGACTTCCCGCCCGTCCTCCACGCCCTCGCCGACACCGGCTACCAGGGCCTGACCGTCGTCGAACTGCCCCGCCACTCCCACGCGGGACCCGAACTGGCCGCGCAGTCACTGCGGTTCCTGCGCGACGGAGGAACACGATGA
- a CDS encoding SCO3242 family prenyltransferase: MNTPRPATRTHHPRPAHLPPPAPRPAPAARIRAWAELLRAPALFTVPGDVLAGAAATGRPPTRRTALAAGASLCLYEAGMALNDWADRTEDAAVRPHRPLPSGRIRPGAALAAAGALSAAGLALAACAGRRTLALAVPLTATVWAYDLGLKHTPAGPPAMATARALDLLLGAAATTGTPRPALAPATVLAAHTLTVTLVSRREAEGGSSAAPLAALAAAGALTAVLAGRRPTGTLLGRHRPTPAPADALRTALAASYATAYARPLAHAVLNPSPQLTQRAVGGGIRATIAVQGALAARAGAPATAVLTAALAPLAARLARKVSTT, translated from the coding sequence GTGAACACACCCCGCCCCGCCACCCGGACCCACCACCCCCGGCCGGCCCACCTGCCACCCCCCGCCCCCCGCCCCGCCCCCGCCGCCCGGATCCGCGCCTGGGCCGAACTGCTGCGCGCCCCGGCCCTGTTCACCGTGCCCGGCGACGTCCTGGCCGGCGCCGCCGCCACCGGCCGCCCGCCCACCCGGCGCACCGCCCTGGCCGCCGGCGCCTCCCTGTGCCTGTACGAGGCGGGCATGGCCCTCAACGACTGGGCCGACCGGACTGAGGACGCCGCCGTGCGCCCGCACCGGCCCCTGCCCTCCGGCCGCATCCGCCCCGGCGCCGCCCTCGCCGCCGCGGGCGCCCTGTCCGCGGCCGGCCTCGCCCTCGCGGCCTGCGCCGGGCGCCGCACCCTCGCCCTGGCCGTCCCGCTGACCGCCACCGTCTGGGCCTACGACCTGGGCCTCAAACACACCCCCGCAGGCCCGCCGGCGATGGCCACCGCCCGCGCACTGGACCTGCTCCTGGGCGCGGCCGCCACCACCGGCACCCCCCGCCCCGCCCTCGCCCCGGCCACGGTCCTGGCCGCCCACACCCTGACCGTCACCCTCGTCTCCCGCCGCGAGGCCGAAGGAGGCTCCAGCGCCGCCCCCCTCGCCGCCCTCGCCGCGGCCGGCGCCCTCACCGCCGTCCTCGCCGGCCGCCGCCCCACCGGCACCCTCCTGGGCCGCCACCGGCCCACCCCGGCCCCCGCCGACGCCCTGCGCACCGCCCTGGCCGCCTCCTACGCCACCGCCTACGCCCGCCCCCTGGCCCACGCCGTCCTCAACCCCTCCCCCCAGCTCACCCAGCGGGCCGTCGGCGGCGGCATCCGCGCCACCATCGCCGTCCAGGGCGCCCTCGCCGCCCGGGCCGGCGCGCCCGCGACCGCCGTGCTCACCGCCGCGCTCGCCCCCCTGGCCGCCCGCCTGGCCCGCAAGGTGAGCACCACATGA
- a CDS encoding inositol-3-phosphate synthase translates to MTPHATTSAAGDTTGVWLIGARGSVATTAVAGCAALAAQLLAPTGMVTETDAFTGSGLPALDSLVFGGHDTASTPLPKRAEELAAQGVLPPWLPAAVHSELAAADARIRPGGPVDGDSRAPEELIADFATDLRDFARRTGVARTVVVNVASTEPEPAPGTWPASSLYAAAALRAGCAFADFTPSTGLRHPQLAGAARVSGLPYAGRDGKTGQTLLRAVLGPMFAQRALAVRAWSGTNLLGGGDGAALADPAAARAKNAGKERVLADTLGTTPQGEVHIDDVPALGEWKTAWDHVAFDGFLGTRMVLQTIWQGCDSALAAPLVLDLARLLARAHEKGLSGPRPELGFYFKDPDGDESALTEQYAHLLAFAARLGHSR, encoded by the coding sequence GTGACCCCACATGCCACCACCTCAGCCGCCGGTGACACCACCGGCGTGTGGCTGATCGGAGCCCGCGGCTCGGTGGCCACCACAGCGGTGGCGGGCTGCGCCGCGCTGGCGGCCCAACTGCTCGCGCCCACCGGCATGGTCACCGAGACGGACGCCTTCACCGGCAGCGGCCTGCCCGCCCTGGACTCGCTGGTCTTCGGCGGCCACGACACGGCGAGCACCCCGCTGCCCAAACGCGCCGAGGAACTGGCCGCCCAGGGCGTCCTGCCGCCCTGGCTGCCCGCCGCCGTGCACAGCGAACTGGCCGCGGCCGACGCACGCATCCGCCCCGGCGGCCCGGTGGACGGCGACAGCCGCGCCCCCGAGGAACTCATCGCCGACTTCGCCACTGACCTCAGGGACTTCGCCCGCCGCACCGGCGTCGCGCGCACCGTCGTCGTCAACGTCGCCTCCACCGAGCCCGAACCGGCCCCCGGCACCTGGCCGGCCAGCTCCCTGTACGCGGCCGCGGCCCTGCGGGCCGGCTGCGCCTTCGCCGACTTCACCCCCTCCACCGGACTGCGCCACCCCCAGCTGGCAGGGGCGGCCCGCGTGTCGGGCCTGCCCTACGCGGGCCGCGACGGCAAGACCGGGCAGACCCTGCTACGGGCCGTACTGGGCCCGATGTTCGCCCAGCGGGCGCTGGCGGTGCGGGCCTGGTCGGGCACGAACCTGCTGGGCGGCGGCGACGGCGCCGCCCTGGCCGACCCGGCCGCCGCGCGCGCCAAGAACGCCGGCAAGGAACGCGTCCTGGCCGACACCCTCGGCACCACGCCCCAGGGCGAGGTCCACATCGACGACGTGCCCGCCCTGGGGGAGTGGAAGACCGCCTGGGACCACGTGGCCTTCGACGGGTTCCTCGGCACCCGCATGGTTTTGCAGACCATCTGGCAGGGCTGCGACTCCGCGCTCGCCGCGCCCCTCGTCCTCGACCTGGCCCGGCTGCTCGCCCGCGCCCACGAGAAGGGCCTGTCCGGCCCGCGGCCCGAACTCGGCTTCTACTTCAAGGACCCCGACGGCGACGAGTCCGCCCTGACGGAACAGTACGCACACCTCCTCGCCTTCGCCGCACGGCTGGGCCACTCCCGGTGA
- a CDS encoding ScyD/ScyE family protein: protein MPNSRSSWTKIILAAGVAGAVAVPLTAGPVQAQPQTHRHHRTHTPAEATLTVVASQLNNPRGVTALPDGGVLVAESGTGLAGCPLDQTCLGATGSVYKVKGSFKGRVATGLASTAKGVAPGAPISANGPSDVLPDRFGGYVVASALGGTNDSRAALGEGAKTLGTVFRTRDGKVLADLTDHETRLNPDGGDVHANPWRLVRSGSGYLVTDAGANTVVRGNSDGTTTTQYLLPKNELPTGAAETVPTGITKAADGTVYIADMSGGRLGASRVWKIAPGQQPQVLATGLTNLVDLELDRDGDLLALSYSSAQLAGPPQPGTLSKVDTATGAVSVIPTGDRLRQPTGLAVDHCGKVYVTNNTVGTNGELLRVTY, encoded by the coding sequence ATGCCGAACTCGCGCAGTTCCTGGACGAAGATAATCCTGGCGGCAGGCGTGGCCGGTGCCGTCGCCGTCCCGCTGACCGCCGGTCCCGTCCAGGCGCAGCCCCAGACCCACCGTCACCACCGCACCCACACGCCCGCCGAGGCGACCCTGACCGTCGTGGCCTCCCAGCTGAACAACCCGCGCGGCGTCACCGCGCTGCCCGACGGCGGGGTGCTGGTCGCCGAGTCCGGCACCGGACTGGCCGGCTGCCCGCTCGACCAGACGTGCCTGGGCGCCACCGGCTCCGTCTACAAGGTCAAGGGCAGCTTCAAGGGCCGCGTCGCCACCGGCCTGGCCTCCACCGCCAAGGGCGTCGCCCCCGGCGCCCCCATCTCCGCCAACGGCCCCAGCGACGTCCTGCCCGACCGCTTCGGCGGCTACGTCGTCGCCAGCGCCCTGGGCGGCACCAACGACTCCCGCGCGGCCCTCGGCGAGGGCGCCAAGACCCTGGGCACCGTCTTCCGCACCCGCGACGGCAAGGTCCTGGCCGACCTCACCGACCACGAGACCCGCCTCAACCCCGACGGCGGCGACGTCCACGCCAACCCCTGGCGCCTGGTGCGCAGCGGCAGCGGCTACCTGGTCACCGACGCCGGCGCCAACACCGTCGTGCGCGGCAACAGCGACGGCACCACCACCACCCAGTACCTGCTGCCCAAGAACGAACTGCCCACCGGCGCCGCCGAGACCGTGCCCACCGGCATCACCAAGGCCGCCGACGGCACCGTCTACATCGCCGACATGAGCGGCGGACGCCTGGGCGCCTCCCGCGTGTGGAAGATCGCCCCCGGCCAGCAGCCCCAGGTCCTGGCCACCGGACTGACCAACCTGGTCGACCTCGAGCTGGACCGCGACGGCGACCTGCTCGCCCTGTCCTACAGCTCGGCACAGCTGGCCGGCCCGCCGCAGCCGGGCACCCTGTCCAAGGTCGACACCGCCACCGGCGCCGTCTCCGTGATCCCCACCGGCGACCGGCTGCGCCAGCCCACCGGCCTCGCCGTCGACCACTGCGGCAAGGTGTACGTCACCAACAACACCGTGGGCACCAACGGCGAACTGCTGCGCGTGACCTACTGA
- a CDS encoding acetylserotonin O-methyltransferase has product MPELPPPHVVREAEKARAELQRQSRELAPPPFALLEMIMGVMVSRAVHVVAELKVAEALAEGPLSAEELAGRVGADADALGRVLRLLASNGVFATRADGTFELTPMADALRADHPMSMRPIALLMGHPIHWEDWSGFPETVVTGEPALPKLRGMHAFEFLTKNAEYGQVFFEGMGSMSASETGPIVAAYDFTRFGTVVDFCGGQGGLLAGILASSPATRGVLYDPRVEENGAAEFLAAQGVADRTERVAGDLFEVPPGGADAYVLKHIVHDWPEEQALQILRNVRAAIKPGGRLLIAEMVIPEQGDEPHSGKLVDLWLMLLVGGRERTPGQYADLLARAGFRLERVVETAAAISLVEAVPV; this is encoded by the coding sequence ATGCCCGAATTGCCGCCCCCGCACGTCGTCCGGGAAGCGGAGAAAGCGCGAGCGGAGCTGCAGCGGCAGAGCCGGGAACTCGCGCCGCCGCCGTTCGCCCTGCTGGAAATGATCATGGGTGTCATGGTGTCGCGGGCGGTGCACGTCGTCGCCGAGCTGAAGGTGGCCGAGGCACTCGCCGAGGGGCCGCTGTCCGCCGAGGAGCTCGCCGGGCGGGTCGGCGCGGACGCGGACGCGCTCGGGCGGGTGCTGCGCCTGCTGGCGAGCAACGGGGTGTTCGCCACCCGTGCGGACGGCACGTTCGAGCTGACGCCGATGGCGGACGCGCTGCGCGCCGATCACCCGATGTCGATGCGCCCCATCGCGCTGCTGATGGGTCATCCCATCCACTGGGAGGACTGGAGCGGCTTCCCCGAGACCGTGGTCACCGGTGAGCCGGCGCTGCCGAAGCTGCGCGGCATGCACGCCTTCGAGTTCCTGACGAAGAACGCCGAGTACGGGCAGGTGTTCTTCGAGGGCATGGGCAGCATGTCCGCCTCGGAGACCGGGCCGATCGTCGCGGCCTACGACTTCACGCGGTTCGGCACGGTGGTGGACTTCTGCGGCGGCCAGGGCGGTCTGCTCGCGGGCATCCTGGCCTCCTCCCCCGCGACCAGGGGCGTCCTGTACGACCCGCGGGTCGAGGAGAACGGGGCGGCGGAGTTCCTCGCCGCGCAGGGGGTCGCCGACCGGACCGAGCGGGTGGCCGGCGACCTGTTCGAGGTGCCGCCGGGCGGGGCGGACGCCTACGTCCTCAAGCACATCGTGCACGACTGGCCCGAGGAGCAGGCGCTGCAGATCCTGCGCAACGTGCGCGCGGCGATCAAGCCGGGCGGGCGGCTGCTGATCGCGGAGATGGTGATTCCGGAGCAGGGCGACGAGCCGCACTCCGGCAAGCTGGTCGACCTGTGGCTGATGCTGCTGGTCGGCGGCCGTGAGCGCACTCCGGGCCAGTACGCGGACCTCCTGGCCCGTGCCGGGTTCCGTCTGGAGCGCGTCGTGGAGACGGCGGCGGCGATCTCCCTGGTGGAGGCCGTGCCCGTGTGA